The sequence AGGAGGGGCATCAACGTTGGTTAGTTTTTTGCACGAATCCATAATGTCCACATAGGAGtacttcttcctattttgcgTGTTGCCACTGGGATTGTTTTCATTGGATGCGATGCCTCCGTTGACAATGCCACCATTTACATTAGCGTCCTccactttgtttttattctttGGGGCTTTCTTCTCGTCCGAGTTGACTGCACCTTTGTCTTTATTAGAGGCAATTTTGTTGGCGAAATTTTTCTTCGCAGGGCCCATTCTTGGGGACACTCTGTTGGAGTGGTCCTTGCAATCAGTGCTACCAGGCTGCTCACTTTTTGCATGAGAgtccttcctattttttttctccacgtTTTGATCATCATTTGGGTTGTTgccttcttccccattttcaaCTTCGGTGCATTTTCCATGTTCCTCCTCATTATGATTACTGTCCTCATTGTTCTTCTCTGCGCTGGCGTCATTTTCGAAATCGCTGTGCGTGAGGGGGTGCCCTTCCTCCGTTTCATTCACTTCGCAAGATTCGCTCCTATCGAGCGGTTTCTTCCTCTCgtccttcattttggctaCCTCGTTGCTGCCCAAATCTGTAGACACAGCAGCGGAGTCGTCCTTCTTCTTGTTCTCGCTCTTTTTGTCACCGCTTTTCCTTgcgctgttttttttattataataattttttccactcttCTTTTCAAGCGctttgttttcatttttcgccACCACGCTGTTATTACCGTTACTGTCATACGCCATTAGGGGGTCCTTTTTATTAAGCTTGTTGTTGTTCGTGAGGAGTTTGTTACCATTCTTGCTGTACTCACCGTTGGTCTTCATGGcgcttttattattactgctGCAGTTGTTGCCGCTCCCTGCACTTCCCCCACTTCCTCCATTTGCATTGCTCCCACCGTTACTTCCATGGTTGCTTGTGTTGGCTGCACCGTTGCCACTACTTCCATTTGTACCACTCCTGTTGTTTCCACTCCCGTTGCTGTTGCTGCTCGCCCCGTGGCCGTTATTGTTTccgctgttgttgttgttattgttgttatttCCATTGTACGTGCTGCTGTTACAGTTGCTGCTGCTTCTACTTCTGTTGTTCTTCCCTGCGTTGGCTCCGTTTTCGTTGGCACCTGCCCGGTTGTTCTTACTATTCGCGCTGTTCCCCGTGCCTGCTGCGTTTATACCACCTTTTCCACTATCGGCATCCTTCACACCTTTGTTCATTCGATTATGGTGGTGTGTTGTCCCTGAACCATTGGTCGATCCTACTCCCTTCTCATTCAGTCCATCCGCATGATGGTATTTCCTCCCGTCATCCATATACTTGTCCCCCTTATTGTTTCCTCCTCCGTCATGGTACACACTGCCGTGCATGTTATTTCCGTGCATGATATTGCCGTACATATTATTTCCGTACATGTTACTAAAAACGTTATTGTAATTACTATACGGATTGGTAAAATAGCCCGTCGCGTTATTAGTTGCTCCGCCTGCCCCTCCCTGGGATGCTCCCGCACCAACTGAACCCGCCATAGCGGCATTGTTAAAATTGTTGTCACTGATTCTTCCCATATTGTTCCCGTCACCACCTCCACCTCCCCTGGAGTATTTACCCCCTTTGTTGTTATTGTAACTGTGCTTGTTCTTCATTTCGTTCAACGGACCATATGCATTCGAATACATGTTGTACCCTCCACCGAAGGAATCACAAAAATTTACATTTGGGTACATGTTATACGCTGCGTTGTTCATCCCATAGTTGTAATAATTCATATATGCATCAAAGTTCGAAGGAGCATTACTGGCTGACCCACAGTGTCCATAAATATTACCGTCATAGCCATTCATCGCGTTGGGCAAATAATACATGTTGTTAAAATTCATGTATTGCTTTGGTCCTATGGGTATTCCTGCACCGGGCATCATATTTAAATGACTGCCACCGGTTGTTCCTGCGATGCTGCCGTTTGAGGTGGCCGTTGCTGCGTTGTTTGTGGTGGTGGACCCACCAGCACCAGTGGAGGTGGAAGAAGCCATGGGTGGCACAACATTGGAGGAGGTCGAATTGTGCGCTCCAACAACTCCTGAGATGGATCCAGTGCCAACACCAGTACCTGCCACACTACCGCCATGTGTACTTCCTCCATTCATACTGGCACCACTCACCCCGTTCATAACACCTCTTCCGTTCGTTCCGATGACGGATGCGTTCGTGTTGCTGCCACCGTTGTGGTTTCCCCCACTGACACTGTTACTGCCCCCTACGACGGTACCCGACTTGAAAATGTTGTTCTCTATAATGTTCTGTATCCTCTGTGTGGTCTTAATTCGCACGTTTAGCTTCTTATCGTTCACGGATTTGGTTTTTAAATACTGCGCTAGGGACTCCgtcttcttttcattcctcaGGGTGATGAAAATGGTGTTATTCACGTCGTTCCTAATATTTAGAACGTCCGTAGGTTGGATATCGGGGCTGCTCAGCACGATACTTTTAACCGTGTTGGTGTAGTGCGAATTAATATCTCTAATGATTATTACGTTTCTTTTATTGTTCAAATTGAGTAAGAAGTTTTTGTTGTCCTCTTCGAAGGGGATCTTTGCGTTGTTGCTGGCCAAATCGACTGTGCCACCTTTAGCAGCGTTATCGTTACTTTTACCTTCGATACCTTTTCCCTTGTctgcagggggggggaagtacCTCTTCCTGCTGCATCTGTCACGTCGGACTCCAACA is a genomic window of Plasmodium coatneyi strain Hackeri chromosome 1, complete sequence containing:
- a CDS encoding Erythrocyte membrane protein — translated: MNSSNGASRKKVGKNGGTAKGSEENVKDSGSVGEENCCDSSNELEQNGNEKSQAKCVTSVKKEKEEDNMTNKGDELNLEEGNQDDNNQKDDKEEDKKKKKKNNKLPNTDDVDNGSGAARKNQCVEEGSVEKGKAEEDSNASAITNNDNVSSVGGGSVKGGTAQGHGKGVKEKKLGNKSDKSDPSGSSAYYGNFNTNNDWRSGKNNSNGNHGGNVDSGKNNGVVYQYAKGNNVNGEHPAAAKDANKKRNFVKGEGKNFDGGYNGGPNNGNGNANNGNVGNYPGKGNYKYDYKGGKNNYNIKGGKNYKGPPPSMLNSNVTAGMSSNMGGNFSGNGNGSGNGNANTSGSINSNSHNSSSLTYDGFNNHNSSNNPNEGIMMDPMNNMVMYSNSNPNYNYLPNYGCNYPYSYYVDDSEGKNVELSNYYSSSKMYGGASSSGGGGGAGTGSSAGGASGVTNAATNGATNGATNGATNGGASGTTPPAATSGASSVATAGAVGPDGYNDGSYDARFNYNNMVNDFYNYLPFNYYYYNMNSMYFGGSNYNPNAHNVYHDSLKNRRNKKYLYEKNKKKNYKNMTSSNMYSEIKNRVIEIFKRENIMTDDYLLYFMYNNVKLSIDVIAKHPYISPLVNSNVQNNTTILANVLNDLKCINLGKKEEEGSVEETEKGEAEADVATLQVASPQQVVSADGKGSSINGSASHVGVNDTSSAQEGEDPVKGEGDKKVVSPTVDAIKAECSSLKREDNVLESDVTDAAGRGKSNDNAAKGGTVDLASNNAKIPFEEDNKNFLLNLNNKRNVIIIRDINSHYTNTVKSIVLSSPDIQPTDVLNIRNDVNNTIFITLRNEKKTESLAQYLKTKSVNDKKLNVRIKTTQRIQNIIENNIFKSGTVVGGSNSVSGGNHNGGSNTNASVIGTNGRGVMNGVSGASMNGGSTHGGSVAGTGVGTGSISGVVGAHNSTSSNVVPPMASSTSTGAGGSTTTNNAATATSNGSIAGTTGGSHLNMMPGAGIPIGPKQYMNFNNMYYLPNAMNGYDGNIYGHCGSASNAPSNFDAYMNYYNYGMNNAAYNMYPNVNFCDSFGGGYNMYSNAYGPLNEMKNKHSYNNNKGGKYSRGGGGGDGNNMGRISDNNFNNAAMAGSVGAGASQGGAGGATNNATGYFTNPYSNYNNVFSNMYGNNMYGNIMHGNNMHGSVYHDGGGNNKGDKYMDDGRKYHHADGLNEKGVGSTNGSGTTHHHNRMNKGVKDADSGKGGINAAGTGNSANSKNNRAGANENGANAGKNNRSRSSSNCNSSTYNGNNNNNNNNSGNNNGHGASSNSNGSGNNRSGTNGSSGNGAANTSNHGSNGGSNANGGSGGSAGSGNNCSSNNKSAMKTNGEYSKNGNKLLTNNNKLNKKDPLMAYDSNGNNSVVAKNENKALEKKSGKNYYNKKNSARKSGDKKSENKKKDDSAAVSTDLGSNEVAKMKDERKKPLDRSESCEVNETEEGHPLTHSDFENDASAEKNNEDSNHNEEEHGKCTEVENGEEGNNPNDDQNVEKKNRKDSHAKSEQPGSTDCKDHSNRVSPRMGPAKKNFANKIASNKDKGAVNSDEKKAPKNKNKVEDANVNGGIVNGGIASNENNPSGNTQNRKKYSYVDIMDSCKKLTNVDAPPECIDKLMKENVSLFRKRDDQFCWKLNVF